The DNA sequence AGTTTCAATACATAAAAAAATGCCCCAAATCTAGAGAAAACGTCAGCGGGAATAAGGGTTTTGTGTCCCACAAGATGGACAATAAAAGCCGACacatttttgagcattttgtcAAACTATGTGATTCTAAGAAATGTTTGGGATGAAAGCCTCTAATAGAAATGAGAAACAGAATTAGGGGAGTGGCTGCTTATATGtgcaggtttgatttcttctttgggTATTTACTCagtgaaaaacttttacgttataatgataatttggCAAGGGCTCTGCAGGTTCCAAATCTCTCGGCGAGTGATGGTCAAAAAATGGCATCAACGACAATGAGTGCTTTGCAAAGTCTCCGAGATGAGACAATCTTCAATCAGTTTTACGAGgaagttgttgaaaaagcaaaagAGATGAACATCGATGATCCTGTTCTTCCTAGAAAACGCAAAATTCCTCGTAAACTTGATGATAGACAGCAGCACATACTTTTTCATCGTGTGCAGATATGTATAGGAAAGATTTCTATGAGGCATTAGATCTGCTTTTAGCTGGCATAAAATCTAGATTTGACGAACCAGGTTACAAAGCTTATGTTAATCTTGAAAACCTCGTAATTAAGGCTTACACAGGTCAAACGTTTgaagaagaattcaattttttcacgaccctatatgatacagatttgaagccaaaGGATCTTCACTACCAACTTATAATGTTAAAGACTGTTTTGCCAAAAGATTTTACGCCAGATataccaagtgtggttgaatttttcagacattcaaatgaaaaaagtctgtttgccgagatcctcaaaattctcaaactaatttTGGTACTTCCTGCAACTAACGCAACCAGTGAGCGCTCATTCAGcgccttgaaaagattgaaaacatcactgagatcaacaatgagccaaatacgaacaaacaatttgcttttattgcatgttcataaaaatgagactgatgaactgaatccagaaaaaatagtttaggagttcgtaagtgaaagtgaacacagactggcgatttttggaaagtttaccgagtactaaataccttatgaatcagaaatgattgataacaaaatgataaagatataaacaaaacacaaaaaagaagaaaaaaaatccttaacaccccccccccctccaaaaaaaccccccaaacaaaacttaaaattaaagttgaggggttttctgggaaactaattagattctatgtacataattagatttatgtacatgacgtacacctcaatgcttgcacatatttatgcagttatctttttactaatgattttgtcgatatcacttttttgtcgtaaattactttggtgtggtgcccctccctccccccaaagtgaaattgcttcctacgggcctgaactccgtttacctgatcaggatatagggttcacggcgggtgtgaccggtcgacaggggatgcttacctctcctaggcacctgatcccacctctggtgtgtgtccaggggtccgtgtttgcccaactaactatttttattgcttataggggttatgagattgatcactgttcgttatcttcacctttcatgcatgacaggaacattaattttgttgaagtctttttcaatagtgaTTGTAAAAAATCCTGtttaccataaaatatttcaaaagtctaagttatatatgaataatcaattatatgtttcaaaatattgaatccaaggacaataactctgttttaattaaattatttatcaagtccattatgtgatagatttcctctatttttcacaaacatgttgtttatttctttttgaaaaacggtttcatgaaattgttatgaatactatcatATCGTtacaaccagtttttgtgaaattttgataatgctgtttaaggaaaattgcaattttctggcGTTGACAACATGTCtattgtgctaattgataaaaatttcattaatatcgcaacatacttattttatcctttttatttgttactaagatacaTTATtggaagaatcaacaatcaaaaataagaatgaacctataattctagaggggtggaattaccttaagaAATATTAGGGGATTGGTAAATCAAGGTTTTGTATGACCTATACTTTTCAGGCTATGTCGGTCCCGGGATGCTGTCCGTGGCGGTAGCTGGTGCGGTGTTTGTATGATCTATACTTTTCAGGCTATGTCGGTCCCGGGATGCTGTCCGTGGCGGTAGCTGGTGCGGTGTTTGTATGACCTATACTTTTCAGGCTATGTCGGTCCCGGGGTGCTGTCCGTGGCGGTAGCTGGTGCGGTGTTTGTATAACCTATACTTTTCAGGCTATGTCGGGCTCGGGATGCTGTCCGTGGCGGTAGCTGGTGCGGTGTTTGCGTCCCCTCCCCCCAGCAGCATACTCACCGCCCTGAGATACGTCACCAAACCTAACTCTGGTGAGTTCTGTAAATTGTACATTTGATTATTCAACTTTGGAAACGCCACCACCTTCGAAGCTTCGTCATTACAAAAGTATGAACACTATCAATCTAATAAGAAGTATGCATATAAAGGCTCAtcgtcaaaagtcaagggtttctgatccgctccgctacacataaatgtttatgtggagcggatcagaaacccatGACTTGGTAAGATGAGCGGaacggatcagaaacccttgacttgggaatATGAGAGGAACGGATCTGAAACCCTTGACTTAGGAAGATGAGCGAAGTGTTGTTGTAATAACTAACTATACTGGAGATCGTCTGTTTCAGCTGGCTGTGTTGTTGTAATAACTAACTACACTGGAGATCGTCTGAACTTCGGATCAGCAATAGAGCGAGCAAGACACGAAGGACTGAAAGTGGACTCGGTAACCATTGGTGAGGACTGTGCTCTGACGTCATCAGACAAGTCGGCGGGTCGGCGAGGACTGGCAGGCACTGTCCTGCTGAATAAGGTAACGAGGCAGGATAAGATAATGAGACGGGATGAAAAAACTACTTACTCTGGAATGAGATAACGAGATAGAATAAAGTAACGAGGTAAAATAAGTAATGAGACAGAGTAAGGCGATGAGACAGAATGAGATGACGAGACAGATCTAGAATAAGTTAAAGAGACAAAATAAGGTAATGAGTAAGAATGAGATAATGAGACAGAGTAAGGCGATGAGGCAAAATGAGATAACGAGACAGATCTAGAATAAGTTAACAAGACAGAATAAGGTAATGAGTAAGAATGAGATAATGAGACAGAGTAAGGCGATGAGGCAGAATGAGATAACGAGACAGATCTAGAATAAGTTAACAAGACAGAATAAGGTAGCGATCAGACAAGGTAAAGTAACGAGGCAGAATAAGGTCATAAGACATGCTAGGGTAGCGCGACAGAGTATGACGATAAAACAGAGAAAGGTATCGAGAAAAACTAATGTAACGAGACAGAGTAAGAGAACGAGGTAGAATAAGGTAACGACGCAAAGTAAGGTAAGCAGTCAGAATAAGGTAACAAGAGAGTACGTATTTGGACAGAATAAGGTAGATAATGAGGCAGGATGAAGGTAACCAGGCAGAATGAGGGAACGAGACGACGTAAGGGTAGGGGGCAGTATAAGGTAACGAAACTGTTTAGTTATATGAAAAGCAACTAGGAATAAAATGTGTTGTTATATTTCTGATGTAGATATGTGGTGCGCTTGCAGAGGAAGGGAAAAGTTTAGAAGATATAGTGAAATTTGGAAAATACGTTACAAGAAACATGGGCAAGACCATTTTTTTCACATTACTTCAGAATTGAGAATCTTAGAAAAAATATCTACAAGTTGAGCTTAACTTTACCCCTCAGAAACGTAAAATTTAATGCaagtaaaatctttgaaatatgATGCCAGAAATGAAGTATCTGAACACCTGCTTTCGTTTTTTACCAAGCACGTAATTTTATCTCTAGACGCATAAAGCGACTTTTTAAGTGAGATTACTTcttgatttgatttttaaagatacgAATTTAATGTAATATATTGAGGTAGTTGTTCGCTATATATTTGTTCTTATTcatcaaaatttataaaatccAAGAAAAACCCATATTCATAACGTCCTATCCCAGGATTTCCAGCTACacgtgtattttgtaaactAGCATGATATATTTATCAGAACAATGCGCATATATACCTTCATCAAAGTAGCataaactttactttaaaaaatgattaaaGTCATTTTATTGGAGCAAATTAGGCCAATACCATATATCCCTGGTAGTCCCTTCActcaaaaactgttgaatgtAGTTCACTTTTTTGTCTCGTATCCTGACTTTGTTAATCCATCCCTGTTGTTTTGTAGGAACAATGGGCGTGAGTCTGACACCGTGCAGCGTTCCGGGATCTGGGCCGACTTTTAGTCTCGGCGAAGACGAAATGGAGCTTGGTCTAGGTAAATAATCAacgtactgaaagtactgagaaGCGCTAGACTTGGTTTGTAATGACGCTGTACTAATATACAAGTTATAATGATACTACTAGCATATTAAAACTAAATTTTCATTGGTTTAGGTAAATAAAAATGACAATGCAACAATAGCAGAATATGTTGTCTTTTCTCTGTACTGAAAACTTGTTTAGTGCCGATCATAAACATTTGCATACTTTAGGTTTACACGGCGAAGCAGGTGTCAAAAGAACAAAGGTACAAAGAAGTCTTCTTCTACTTTAAGAACAGAAAACGGACATTCTGGTATTTCAAGTTGGAGTCGTAGAGTTTAAGAGCTCGAATAAAATCGTCTCTAAAATTCAATCACTCATAACTCactaaatattcataaaaataatgaaactcGAGaccagatatacatgtattcaaggACTCGTCTTCATTGTGAGTTATTATTGTTTTAGATAAAACCAGCTAATGAAGTTGTCAAGATGATAATTGATCACATGACAAATACCAGCACAACAACTCACATCAAACTGAAAGCAGGTGCATGGTATACTTAGAATTTGATGGATGAACATTTTGGATTTCTTATATTCCTACTACTCCCAAATCTTTATTCTAATGACACAATGCCTTTGtgtaatatcaaaatatatcatgTTAATCAATGATATGTAAAGCATATTTCATATCCATTTCATATAATGATGTATAAGGAGACAAAGTGGCGTGTATGGTCAATAACTTGGGTGGTATGTCAGTGTTGGAGATGAATATCATTGCTGGAGAGGTCATCAAACAATTAGGTACTGGTCACTTatttttaaatcttaaaattctattttattatttaaatctTGAGAATTCTGAATTTATCAAGAATTGATTTTATGTCTATCTGGTGTTTCTTTCAATGAAGAGGAAAGGGGTGTAGCTGTCGAAAGAGCATATTGCGGCTCGTTTATGACGTCATTGGAAATGGCTGGTCTATCTTTAACTATTCTGCATCTTGATGACACAATTAAACGATGTCTAGGTATGTATACTCAAGTACTCCCTGAACAGAGTGTGATATGGGTGTCATTTCTAAATACATCAATGATTTTGTGTATCTAGATACCAAAGTATCTGTTCCTGCTTGGTTCAGTCCTATTTTGTCACGTGGTACATCTGTAAGGGAAACACCAGCGTCTATACCCGTGAAGCAAAGCGACGTTCAAGTGGAAAGTGGAAATTATACTCAGATCTCGTCAGGTGATAATTATCAAAGATAATGCTAATTTTTTATGAATGGATTGATATACTCGTAGAACAACATTAAATGACGACCATGCAATAATcacatatttgtaaattattgcGTTTGCTTCGGTATTTTTAGAGGCAGCTGATATGCTATATGACATGATAAAGCTATCCATGGAGAGACTGATAGCATCAGAGGATGAACTCAATAAGCTGGACAGGGAGAGTGGGGATGGGGATTGTGGGACTACGCTGGCCCGGGGGGCCAAAGGTAAGCATTGTCTGAGAAATTAACGGGGTCAAAGGTAAGCATtgtctggggggggggggggtaacggGGCCAAAGGTAAGTGTTGTCTGGTAGATTAACGGGGTCAAAGGTAAGTGTTGTCTGAGGCATTGATATGAGCAACGGTAAGCATTGTCTGAGAGATTAACGGGGCGAAAGGTAAGCATTGCCTGAGAGATTAACGGGGCCAAAGGTAAGCATTGCCTGAGAGATTAACGGGGCCAAAGGTAAGCATTGCCTGAGAGATTAACGGGGCCAATGGTAATTGTTGTTTCAGGAACCGGAGATCGAATACGAGAATTACCTATGGATTCAGAGGACCACAAATGAGTATTTTCTGTAAACTTTAAAAGGTTACCATTGTTAGGAGTTAACTGTGAGTATTGTCTTGAACCAGCAGCTAAAGGTGGTCATTTTCTCAGCAACCAAAATACTACCATTGTCTGATACACGTAAACCAAAGATGAGCATTGTATGGTAAGGCAAAGATGAACATTGTTTGAGaggtacatgtaccaacaaTAAGTTTATGGACTCATGACCCAAAGGTGAAATGTGTCTGATGAGGGACCAGATAAACATTGTAAGATAATCCAGATATGAATATTGTCCTGTGTAGGGAGGACAGGTAAAGGTAAGCATTTGTTTTATGGATCTGAGGGTCAAAAGCGAgtagtgatattacatgtatatgatttgttGACCTATTATGGACCCACAACGGACAATAATATAAAAGAACATTAATGATTAGAGACATACAAAGGGCATACATTCGTAACAAAGCTTTGTTCACACAATAGTGGGGTAGGTGGCCAAATGTAAGCATTATTTCAGAGGTCTGAAGCCAAAGGTTGCTTTGGTGCCCAAGGAGCAGAGATGTGTATTATCTGTTTGAAGAACCTAAGGCTAAATATGAGCATTTTGTTATTCGCATTTTGATGTTGATGTTTTCCCTGAGTTTCCCGGGTAACATAACGAGAACTTTTGAAGTCATTATCTGGTGTTGCTTGTTCTTGTTCAACATGATTTAACTAGCTTTCTTCTTTGAGCAATCCCGTggggaataggtcctcagtaacccttgcttgtcgtaagaggcaactaaatgggacggtccttcggaggagaccgcaaaaaccgaggccctgtgtcacagcaggtgtggcacgataaagatccctccctgctcaatggccataagcgccgagcataggcctatattttgcagcccttcaccggtaatggtgacatctccatatgagttaaatattttcgagagggacgttaaacaatatatacaattaatcaaaaatCTTTGAGCATCCAACTTATTATCAGATCATGATAAAGATACTATAGGGCGTTTTAATTCAGACAAAGGGATTTTGAAAGCTTACATggtcaatgtacatgtataaatgaatgTGTGTATGTTGCACTACAACAATGATGGAGTAAGGGGAATATCATACCCACCAAGAAAAAACATCAGTTTTAGGGTAAAAGttagatgtgtatattgatggAAATAATGCTAAAGATCAACGTTATTTACGGTAATCAAGTTTTTGTATGTAGACCCTAACTACAGGAAGTCGTTATGACGTACTTCCTGTTAGAATTTCCTAAAGGTATCATACCGATTGAGTAGGAACCATATGCTAAGATTTTTAGAAAGAAGAAATAATGGACACCCCTTGAAGAGATTAGTGATCACATGAAGTGAATGGCAAAAAGaatcatatgaaatataaactgAAAACTCAATTCTAACGAAACAAAGGTGAATTTATCTTATAATTGTGTTCACATTATACTGTTGTTTGGGTCCGGACTTtgcaattcaaaaataaataaatatgaagtaaaTGAACGACGGAGGTTATCACTCAGTTGTTTTCTGCAAAATTGGCATCCCCtcaaaaaaaatgtaaatatgatataAAACTTTAAAGGAATCTAAAACTTGATCGTTTTCGTTGTTGTTTCCgtatgttgattgattgaatagaatatatatcataaaaaaatcatcaaattttttataatgcatcatttaaaaatgtgCAAGTATGTAGAAATGCATGCATATCGACATCATTTCCAAAATCTTGATTGGATTcctatttaaaatgaataaatccatGTCATTCGCGTTTATTTTAGTATAaagaatatgtttttaaaaaattgatcgATTGAGTATATTGTCTGTGTACTGTTTGTAAAGTACAAAGTCCAGTGGATGTattgaattatgatattgaaAACTTGATCAATCCAAAATGACGTTTAAATTAACGCAAAAGTTGGTTTTAAGAAACGTTTTCttcagattttgaaaaaaaatctcttgaatGCAGTattgaataatacatgtaattgtaaagaATAAGTTCATTAAATACTGTGTATGTACTAGGGTCAATCTCAAACTTCGCTGTTGGTTGCAGATATTATTAAACAGCTCGGAAAGAGGGATAAACCAAACCTGCCTGTGAATTGTCCGGCGGATCTAGCCTTATCTCTGGCTGGCGTAGTGGAACAGTCAATGGGCGGATCCTCAGGAGCGGTaccatcaaattaaaaataattaatcatacagacaacaatttttcagattttgtgatattttgtattcatcCATGATTTGGTGAATGGAATTAACCTTTCATACTGTATAGaacttttttatttatattttgtaatttttgaaatatgtattatgctgatgagGCGTAAGAACAATTACAATTACTGGAAACTAATTTTGGATAACTTTATTCTAATAGTTGTATGGTCTGTTTCTGACATCCGCTTCTCGTTCTTTGCAAAATGACGTCACAGAGAGTGGATGGAAGGAAG is a window from the Ostrea edulis chromosome 5, xbOstEdul1.1, whole genome shotgun sequence genome containing:
- the LOC125652591 gene encoding triokinase/FMN cyclase-like translates to MATKKLVNSVDSCVDDALRGLVSVHSGLRILQDHKIVVREDIDEVIKAGKVTLLCGGGSGHEPAQAGYVGLGMLSVAVAGAVFASPPPSSILTALRYVTKPNSAGCVVVITNYTGDRLNFGSAIERARHEGLKVDSVTIGEDCALTSSDKSAGRRGLAGTVLLNKICGALAEEGKSLEDIVKFGKYVTRNMGTMGVSLTPCSVPGSGPTFSLGEDEMELGLGLHGEAGVKRTKIKPANEVVKMIIDHMTNTSTTTHIKLKAGDKVACMVNNLGGMSVLEMNIIAGEVIKQLEERGVAVERAYCGSFMTSLEMAGLSLTILHLDDTIKRCLDTKVSVPAWFSPILSRGTSVRETPASIPVKQSDVQVESGNYTQISSEAADMLYDMIKLSMERLIASEDELNKLDRESGDGDCGTTLARGAKDIIKQLGKRDKPNLPVNCPADLALSLAGVVEQSMGGSSGALYGLFLTSASRSLQNDVTESGWKEALCEGTSTVMRYGGAHPGDRTMVDALFAAVSALNALEPTSCPVTRLETAVQAAESAAQATASMEAHAGRASYVSAERLKYPDPGAVAVTVWFNAILEILKKTEK